Sequence from the Vibrio alfacsensis genome:
GGAAAAGTTCAGAGGTCGACCTGCGAATAAAACGAAACATCAACGGATCGCCACACTGCTTCTTGAAGGACACACGTTAAAAAGCGTGGCAGAACAATGCGACGTCAGCCTATCAACCGTTAAGCGAGTCAAAACGAAATTGAATGAATACGATGATGAGGGAAGCCTACGCCGTCGTGGTGAAGGTGAAAAATCATGAGCCGCCCTATCGACTTTAAGACCATTTTGCTGGCTTGTTTAATTATCAGCGTTGGTCAACTGAGTATGGGACTGGTGTTTCCTTCGCTGCCTTGGATAGCCAAAGATTTCCACATTTCACTGGACCAAGCACAACTGTTAGTTAGTATTTACTTACTTGGGTTCGGTCCGTCTCAGTTTATTTACGGGCCCGTCTCTGATGCGCTAGGGCGTAAAAAAGTATTGCTCGCTGGGCTGTTAATTGCCATGTCAGGTCTGTTGGTGATCATATTTTTCAGCCAAACCTTTACTGGCATGGTGATGGGACGATTCCTGCAAGGCTTAGGAACGGGCTGTTGCGCGGTACTGGCTAGGGCTTCAACTCGAGATCGCTTTAGCGGCCCAGAGCTACCCATCGCCATGTCTTATATCGCGATGGCAGCATCGATTACTCCGCTTGTCGCTCCCGTTTTAGGTGGTTTTATCAACTTCCATTTTGGTTGGAGTATGGTGTTTATTTCACTGTTAGGCTACGTCTCATTGGCATGGGTAATCATCGCTCTACGTTTTCAAGAAACGGTTGCTCAATCTAGCTCTATCCCTTCACCTAAAAAAATGCTTCTGCATTATCGTGACTTGCTAACATCACGCTACTTTATGAGCTTCGCCAGTATCAGTTGGCTTAACTTCAGTTTGATGATTACAACCGTTTCCGTCATGCCCTTTATCATGCAAAACCAAATCGGTATGACGTCCGATGAATACGCAATGTGGGCGATCATTCCAGCTCTAGGAATGTTAGCGGGTACTAGCCTTTGCAATCGCGTACGTCCGATCATCGGTAGTAAGAAGATGTTGTTAGTCACGCCAGTTTTACACTTGATTGCAGCAATTTGGTTTTTTTTTGCCCTGTAGAACCACTGTATTTAATGTTAGGGCAATTACTGATGATATTGGGCAACGGCATCGCCCTACCGTGTGCTCAAGCAATGGTCATGCAGCCTTATAAAAAACAAGCGGGCGCAGCTGCAGCGATGTCAGGTGGTGGACAAATGGTGGTTTCATCCATGGTCAGTATGGCGCTGGTTCAATTGGGGCTTAGTGAAGCATGGCATCTATCTATTGTTATCGTGCTCTTTGCAGCGGTCACTTTGGCTAATATTCTGCGTGGTTTTTCTGCGGAGCAACCCGTCGAGCAGTAATATTTATTATCGAATACACGCTCAATCATCAGAGCTTTTGGATTTTCTCCCCAAAAGTAAAAATGCCCACTCATTTTAGTGGGCATTTTTATGCTGTGTTTTGTGCTTAAGTAACGTCGAGGTGCTTAAGTAATATCGAGACACTGATGAAATATCAATGCTGAGTTTTACGAGTTTTGTAAGCTCACAAGAATAACACCAACCGTAATTAGCCCTATTCCAGCCCAATTGATCAAACTGAGTTTTTCACCAAGTAACACCACACTAAAAATGGCGACTAATACGACACTGAGCTTATCGATAGGCGCAACTTGAGACGCTTGCCCAAGAGACATTGCCCGAAAATAACAAAGCCATGATGCACCTGTCGCTAAACCAGACAGCACTAAAAATGCGAACGTTTTGCCGGAAATCTCGCCAATTGCGCTAAATTGTTTGGTCGCATAAGCAATCAAGCCGACCAACACCAAAATAACACAAGTACGAATGAACGTTGCCAAATCTGAATTAATGTTTGCCACGCCGAGCTTGGTTAACACCGCAGTTAGTGCGGCAAAATAGCGGACAGAAGTGCCCAAAATAGCCAAGAGGTTTGTAACACGCGCTTTCCTCATTCATTAAAAGGTATTTAAAAACAAAAGGCGTTGCAGAATGCACTGCAACGCCAGCTTTCAAATTAATATCTCACCAGAACTTAGAAGTCTGCTGTCATACCTACATAGTAAGTACGTGGCGCTTCAACATAACCAATGTTCTCAAGCTCTTTTGAAACACGTTCATCGGTCAAGTTCGTGATACCAGCACGAATACGTAGCGCATCGTTCACATGGTAAACCGTACCAAGATCCATCGTCGTGTAGGCATCTTGTGTCAGTTCAGAATCGATCTTACGGTCGCCACGATATCGAGCACTCGCAAATAGATTTAGATCTTGCGTCGCATACCAGTTGACTCGTGCAAACGCAGAGTGCTTGTAACGCTCGTTAAGCTCTTCACCGGTAGACTTATCTTCAGTATCTAAGAATGTATAGTTGCCCGACAGTTCCCATGCTTCAGCAAGTTGAACATTACCCGATAATTCCACACCTTGAATCACGGCTTTAGACACGTTTTGGTATGATTTGTAAGGGTCTGAGATTTCACGATCAACGAGACTACCATCTTCGTTCACACAGCTCATCTTACTGCTCGACCAAGTGCCCACTTTACAGCTGATGTCCGTCTGTTCAATCAAGTTTTCAATTTCGTTACGGAATACCGCACTTTCAACATTCCAGTTACGGCCACTGTATAGGGCAGATAACTCATAGTTAATACTGGTTTCCGCTTCTAGGTCAGCGTTACCAACAATATTACAGTTACCTTTACAGCTACTCAGCAAGAAATCTGGGTGGTTTTGAGTCATGGTTGGCGCTTTAAATGCCTTACCCACACCACCTTTCAGCACTAGTGCATCCGTTGTTTGATGAACTAGATATACACGCGGGCTGAACTCTTCGCCATAGCGCTCATGCTTATCTAAGCGACCACCAATGGTTGCCATTAGAGTATCCGTCATTTCCCATTGGTCTTGAACAAATATCGAACCTTGATATGCGTCAGCCTTACCACCCTTAATATTTTCTGGGTTAGTTAACTCACTTGTTTGGTAGTCAAAACCGAATGTGACGGTATGACTATCACCAAGATAAGTGGTTGCAGACGCTTCAAAAATTTGAGTCACTTCTTCAATCGAATCTGCGCCGTCGTTTGCGGCTTCTTTGTTCTCTACGTTTTCACGTGAGTAACGAACTTGCGTATCACCCCAGGCCCACATGCCTGTATGAGAAAGTGCCTGACTGTTACGTTTTACACGCGATTCTGAATAAAGCACTGTCGTTGCACTTTCTGCCGCAGTATCACGTTCATCATCGCTGTAACCTAAATCCAAGTCGATGAACTGATTGTCAGCAAGATGCCATGAAAGACTACCAAACAAAGCCAAACTATCGCGGCCCTCTAACGCCGTCACATCTGAGCGATCAAACTCCTTACCTTTTACACTCTTAATCCCTGAGTAAGGTTGCCACGCGTTTCGACTGGTTTGTGATGCCGAGAATCGAGCGAATAACGTATCTTCAATCAACGCACCAGAGGTCGTTAAACCAACCGTATACTCTTGACCACCGTTGCCATCGTTTGGCGTGGTGTTGTCTAAGCTCAGTTGCGAGCTCCAATCGTTGCTTGGTGACTTAGTGATGATGTTGATCGTGCCGCCCATACCATCTGAGCCGTAAAGTGCCGACATAGGACCACGGATGATCTCTACGCGCTCAATCGAATCCATTGGGATTGCAGAAAGGTCGAAATCGTTACCGCGTACGATGGCGCTTGCCGAACTCATACGACGACCATTCACCATGATCAGCGTATATTTTGAATCCATACCACGGATCGAGATTTGTTGACGGCCCGCACGAGTGCTATCGAAATCCGACTCCACGCTGGTTGCGTTCGATACGATATCGGCCAACGTGATACCCGGGTCATTTTCAATATCTTCTGCTGTGATAACCGAAATCGAAGCTGGAGCGTCTTTCAACTCCATTTGAGTACGAGTCGCTGTTACAACAAGCTGCTCATCGGTTTCGATAAGTGCTGTATCAGCAAAGACAGAAAAAGAAGTACATAGCGCACCGATGACCACTGCTAATGGTTTGCGTGCAAATGGCGTTGTCTTCGACATGGTGATCCTACAAAGCTTTAATGTGATTTATAATGATAATGGTTCGCATTAAATATTCTTTATTTAGTAAAGACAAGCAACCAAACATTCACTCACGTTATTACCAGTATACGCAAAGTGAATACTTGATTTATTGATCATTCAGGTTCAACTGAACCATAAATTTCTTTAAAAAGTGACTTAACCCAGTTGCACATTGGATCGTTGTGATAACGTTTATGCCAATATAAATACACCGCCTCCTCATTCATACGAATTGCTTTAGGCACGGTTTTCGTGATCAGTTTGCGTCCCTGACACGCATCCTCAGCGAACGGTGTAGGTAAATGGAAAATAACATCCGTTTGTTCAGCAATCGCCGGCGCTGCATTGAAGTTTGAAAGTTGAACAGGGATCGACAATTGACGTTTTTTATCCACGACACCAAGCTCAACAAAACGATGATAAATCGACAGCGTTTTTCCGCCTTGTAATGAGATTTGACCAAAGTTGCAATCCAGCAGCATTTCCACCGTTAGCTCATCCACATGCGCAAGTGGGTGTGCCTCACTCATCAAAAATCGATAGTCGCGATTGGCAATTTTCATGCGGTACAAATTTTGTTCAGAGCTAGGTGGCTCGGCCGTTGAGAGCACAAAATGCACATCCCCTGCTATTAGCCCATCAAAATGCCTTTTAGGAACGGAATCAATGTCGACGATCATGCTTGGCGCTTCTTCACGTATCCGCGACACAATGCTTGGCAGTAGAAAGATCACTTGAGGAACCAAGCCGTAAAAGCGAATGGTCCCGTTGCTCTTCTCAGGCACAAAAGATTGTCCGTACATTAACTTTTCAAGCCCAGTAAGAACCGTGTTTAAATCTTGTTTGATCACCTCTGCTTTCGGGGTCAATTCATACCCATGAGCCGTTCTCACTAACAGCTCATCGTTGAATAAGTTTCTCAGCTTCTGCAAAGAACGGCTGACGGACGGCTGACTCATATCGAGAGACACCGCAGTATTGGAAACGTGTTTTTCTTCCAATAGATGTTTAAGGATAAACAACAAGTTCAAATCGACTTGAGCTAAATTCATTTTTTGAATACTCACTATTCTGCAAATTCTGTTGCTGCATATAGAGTATCTGGTAATGTGCCTGCAATCAATAATCATTCTTATTTTGATTTCAATCAAAATAAGTTAGACTGCAACACACTATTCTCGCGCTCTATCATTTTTGAAGACAATTTCGCGAGTTAAGAATACGCAGCTATCGAGACGATTCTCTCGAATGGGTAATACTTCCCGAAAGACCTTTTGGAATTTTCTATGTTTGGTAAAACTTTTCTTCGTGCAGCAACAGGAACCTTGCTGCTGACTCTCGCTCCGATGGGAGCCATGGCTAAAACCTACCAACACAGCCTAGGCACAGT
This genomic interval carries:
- a CDS encoding TonB-dependent receptor domain-containing protein, whose product is MSKTTPFARKPLAVVIGALCTSFSVFADTALIETDEQLVVTATRTQMELKDAPASISVITAEDIENDPGITLADIVSNATSVESDFDSTRAGRQQISIRGMDSKYTLIMVNGRRMSSASAIVRGNDFDLSAIPMDSIERVEIIRGPMSALYGSDGMGGTINIITKSPSNDWSSQLSLDNTTPNDGNGGQEYTVGLTTSGALIEDTLFARFSASQTSRNAWQPYSGIKSVKGKEFDRSDVTALEGRDSLALFGSLSWHLADNQFIDLDLGYSDDERDTAAESATTVLYSESRVKRNSQALSHTGMWAWGDTQVRYSRENVENKEAANDGADSIEEVTQIFEASATTYLGDSHTVTFGFDYQTSELTNPENIKGGKADAYQGSIFVQDQWEMTDTLMATIGGRLDKHERYGEEFSPRVYLVHQTTDALVLKGGVGKAFKAPTMTQNHPDFLLSSCKGNCNIVGNADLEAETSINYELSALYSGRNWNVESAVFRNEIENLIEQTDISCKVGTWSSSKMSCVNEDGSLVDREISDPYKSYQNVSKAVIQGVELSGNVQLAEAWELSGNYTFLDTEDKSTGEELNERYKHSAFARVNWYATQDLNLFASARYRGDRKIDSELTQDAYTTMDLGTVYHVNDALRIRAGITNLTDERVSKELENIGYVEAPRTYYVGMTADF
- a CDS encoding LysR family transcriptional regulator encodes the protein MNLAQVDLNLLFILKHLLEEKHVSNTAVSLDMSQPSVSRSLQKLRNLFNDELLVRTAHGYELTPKAEVIKQDLNTVLTGLEKLMYGQSFVPEKSNGTIRFYGLVPQVIFLLPSIVSRIREEAPSMIVDIDSVPKRHFDGLIAGDVHFVLSTAEPPSSEQNLYRMKIANRDYRFLMSEAHPLAHVDELTVEMLLDCNFGQISLQGGKTLSIYHRFVELGVVDKKRQLSIPVQLSNFNAAPAIAEQTDVIFHLPTPFAEDACQGRKLITKTVPKAIRMNEEAVYLYWHKRYHNDPMCNWVKSLFKEIYGSVEPE